A region of Pseudoalteromonas aliena SW19 DNA encodes the following proteins:
- a CDS encoding endonuclease/exonuclease/phosphatase family protein codes for MFNYLEPPNAYYEFEKIYTTQQWVKKQRWIVDYLTQYQPDVIGFQEVFSIDSLKELVGEQGYNYFAVVDTPEVIDDFIYKRPVVAIAAKYPIVEVAAVEHDSELASMLGLNSEFTFSRKVLRATVTLPHIGNTDCYVVHFKSKRPMINVDEHNKELTPEKNIIEILKANVAGGWGSTIQRGSEATLLMIQMITRREATQQPMLLMGDFNNELADGVLSHLLTKTLRFAPAFDAKTYLAKYCLNDSWDLFVKSQLSNGELLSDEIITNDVQIDCNSNNSEIVDSTDKSQEKNTKITNPAPLRAPTHYYGASSSVLDYILLSCEFDASYDDSFFEVSDYSTYDRHLINPEYERDDLTTDHGVVLITLKLRS; via the coding sequence CTGTTTAACTATCTTGAGCCGCCCAATGCATACTATGAATTTGAGAAAATTTACACTACGCAGCAGTGGGTCAAAAAGCAGCGCTGGATAGTTGATTATTTAACGCAATATCAACCCGATGTAATTGGCTTTCAGGAAGTGTTTAGTATTGACTCGTTAAAAGAGTTAGTAGGCGAGCAAGGTTATAATTACTTTGCAGTAGTTGATACGCCAGAGGTGATTGACGACTTTATTTATAAACGCCCCGTAGTGGCGATTGCGGCTAAATACCCCATAGTTGAAGTGGCAGCGGTTGAGCACGATAGTGAGCTTGCAAGTATGCTTGGCCTTAATAGTGAGTTTACTTTTAGTCGCAAAGTACTAAGAGCTACCGTTACTTTGCCGCACATAGGCAATACTGATTGTTATGTGGTGCATTTTAAATCTAAGCGCCCAATGATTAATGTTGATGAGCACAATAAAGAGCTAACGCCTGAAAAGAACATAATCGAAATTTTAAAGGCGAATGTAGCGGGCGGATGGGGCTCAACTATTCAGCGTGGCAGTGAAGCTACATTGCTAATGATACAAATGATTACTCGCCGTGAAGCTACGCAGCAACCCATGCTATTAATGGGGGACTTTAATAATGAACTTGCGGATGGCGTGTTAAGTCATTTACTCACAAAGACATTACGCTTTGCTCCTGCTTTTGATGCTAAAACCTACCTTGCTAAATATTGTTTAAATGATTCATGGGATTTATTTGTAAAGTCGCAGCTAAGCAATGGTGAGCTGCTTAGTGATGAAATAATAACAAACGATGTACAAATCGATTGTAATAGCAATAACAGCGAGATTGTTGATTCAACGGATAAAAGCCAAGAAAAAAATACAAAAATAACAAATCCAGCACCGTTAAGAGCGCCTACACATTACTATGGTGCTAGCAGCTCTGTGCTGGATTACATTTTATTGTCGTGTGAGTTTGATGCCAGTTACGATGATAGCTTTTTTGAAGTAAGTGATTACAGTACGTATGACAGGCATTTAATAAATCCCGAGTATGAGCGTGATGATTTAACTACCGACCACGGTGTGGTGTTGATCACACTAAAGTTAAGGTCGTAA
- a CDS encoding L,D-transpeptidase family protein — protein MKKLTTITFLVFFMFNSFAAEFPTSARSEKAISMVESTLKEQLSNKGLRYGAPIFIRIFKDPGILEVWVESDDDTFIHFKNYEVCTFSGDLGPKLKEGDNQSPEGFYYVNAGRLNPWSSYHLSFNLGFPNKYDRAHNRTGSALMVHGNCVSIGCYAMTDEYINEIYALAAAALKSGQPFFRVHSFPFKLDDEVLSKYRANQWYSFWLNLKEGYDYFNTHKQPPNVEVSSRKYTFEKK, from the coding sequence ATGAAGAAATTAACTACAATTACATTCTTGGTATTTTTTATGTTTAATTCTTTTGCAGCTGAATTTCCTACCAGTGCACGGTCTGAAAAAGCCATATCAATGGTTGAATCCACATTAAAAGAGCAACTTTCTAATAAAGGGCTTAGATACGGGGCTCCTATATTTATTCGAATATTTAAAGATCCTGGCATTCTTGAAGTCTGGGTAGAGTCAGATGATGACACATTTATACACTTCAAAAACTATGAAGTTTGTACTTTTTCAGGTGATCTTGGCCCTAAATTAAAAGAAGGCGACAATCAAAGCCCGGAAGGGTTTTATTATGTTAATGCTGGCCGGCTCAACCCTTGGAGCAGTTATCACTTATCGTTTAATTTGGGCTTTCCAAATAAGTATGACCGGGCACACAACCGAACTGGCAGTGCACTGATGGTGCATGGCAACTGTGTTTCCATTGGCTGTTATGCAATGACTGATGAATATATAAATGAAATTTACGCATTAGCTGCTGCAGCGCTAAAATCGGGGCAGCCTTTTTTTAGGGTTCATTCATTTCCGTTTAAGCTTGATGATGAGGTTTTATCAAAGTATAGAGCAAATCAATGGTATTCTTTTTGGCTTAACCTTAAAGAGGGTTATGATTATTTTAACACTCACAAGCAGCCGCCAAATGTTGAGGTTTCTAGCAGGAAATATACCTTCGAAAAGAAATAA
- a CDS encoding HlyD family secretion protein — protein sequence MTVKSTLKSLSTIAVMIILGGGGWYAWQTQQSALLSEQLPESVAYGNGRIEATEYDIATKLPGRLIEVLAQEGDMVEAGQTLAVIDTDDLNAQLREANAGLRVATESRKYALAIVEQHKSELNFAETELHRSVTLLKQGHISKEVVDQQRTSAATAQAALKAANVKVVQSSAEIEAAQARIERLQSNIADSTLKAPISGRILYRLAEPGEVLGSGGKVFSLLDLTDVYMSIYLPTAQAGRVTIGSEARIVIDAIAQYTLPAKVTFVSAQAQFTPKSVETRNERDKLMFRVKVKLDAKLLNDHIKQVKTGVPGLAYVLLAPEKNWPMQLQVRVPE from the coding sequence ATGACAGTTAAATCGACACTCAAATCACTCAGTACAATCGCTGTTATGATCATATTGGGTGGGGGTGGTTGGTATGCTTGGCAAACTCAGCAATCTGCACTGCTATCTGAACAATTGCCAGAGAGCGTAGCCTACGGGAATGGCCGCATTGAAGCGACCGAATATGATATTGCAACAAAATTGCCGGGTCGCTTGATTGAGGTATTAGCACAAGAAGGTGACATGGTTGAAGCCGGTCAAACTTTGGCCGTTATTGACACTGATGATTTAAATGCGCAATTACGTGAAGCTAATGCGGGGTTACGTGTTGCTACTGAGTCGCGTAAGTACGCTTTGGCAATTGTAGAGCAGCACAAAAGCGAACTTAACTTTGCAGAAACTGAATTACATCGCTCAGTCACACTGCTAAAGCAAGGTCACATCTCAAAAGAAGTGGTTGATCAACAACGAACAAGCGCTGCAACAGCGCAAGCGGCTTTAAAAGCGGCGAATGTAAAAGTGGTGCAGTCGAGCGCCGAAATTGAAGCAGCGCAAGCGCGTATTGAGCGATTACAAAGTAATATTGCCGATAGCACCCTTAAAGCGCCTATTAGTGGCCGAATATTATATAGATTAGCAGAGCCAGGTGAAGTGCTTGGCAGCGGTGGCAAGGTTTTTTCGCTGCTTGATTTAACCGATGTATACATGAGTATTTATTTGCCAACAGCGCAAGCAGGCAGAGTAACAATAGGCTCGGAGGCACGCATTGTAATAGATGCTATTGCACAATATACGCTACCCGCTAAGGTTACTTTTGTATCAGCGCAAGCCCAGTTCACACCTAAATCGGTAGAAACACGTAACGAACGTGACAAACTGATGTTTAGAGTAAAAGTGAAACTTGATGCAAAATTATTAAACGACCATATCAAACAAGTTAAAACAGGGGTGCCCGGCCTTGCTTATGTTTTATTAGCACCGGAAAAAAATTGGCCTATGCAATTACAGGTGAGAGTACCTGAATAA
- the rbbA gene encoding ribosome-associated ATPase/putative transporter RbbA, which translates to MANAKTKKSLSVVKLTQVTHRYGDNLALDNINIELPAGNMVGFIGPDGVGKSSLLALIAGARAIQEGDVGVLDGDMRDNGFRTSVSPRIAYMPQGLGKNLYPTLSVFENIDFFGRLFGQDKKERQHRIKNLLKSTGLTEFAARPAEKLSGGMKQKLGLCCALIHDPELLILDEPTTGVDPLSRRQFWQLINRIRAQHSGMSVLVATAYMEEADDFDWLIAMDDGKVIGTGSPEAIKIQTGQKSLDEAFISLLPAEKRHDHHVLVVPPHQQNLETAEAAIQATGLTKTYGDFTAVNNINLRIEQGEIFGFLGSNGCGKTTTMKMLTGLQPATSGEAKLFGQVVDAKNIETRKRVGFMSQAFSLYNELSVEQNMVLHARLFHLPAEQIAPRVNELIIRFNLKKYRDDFPADLPLGIRQRLSLAVAVVHNPEMLILDEPTSGVDPIARDDFWELLIELSREQGVTIFISTHFMDEAARCDRISLMHAGKILASDTPAALCKARSADTLEDAFIAYLEEAVLESQASSALPTTMAEEPELLPESEPKTAPIGKQKANTAFSFLRLFGYAYRETLELWRDPIRLTFALLGSIILMFILGYGITFDVEDLSFAVMDQDQTPESRDYVRNITGSRYFIQKTDIKSPSQMDKRMRSGELSVAIEIPPNFGQQLKRGRKPEIVVWIDGSMPFRAETINGYMSGTYYNYLTDLSLRTYGVVPNLLPANIESRYRYNQDFKSIEAMVPAVIPLLLVFIPAILMALGVVREKELGSITNLYVTPVTRLEFIIGKQLPYILVSMVSFFGLIALAVTVFGVALKGSFWALSVAALLYVTATTGVGLLISAFTKTQISALAASTVVVLMIAVNFCGLIDPVSSLEGLAAIIGKLFPTTYFLEACRGVFNKALNFSDLSAQLLPLLAFIPVLTLASVFLLPKQDK; encoded by the coding sequence ATGGCTAATGCTAAAACCAAAAAATCGTTGAGTGTGGTAAAGCTGACACAGGTTACGCATCGCTATGGCGATAACTTAGCACTGGATAACATTAATATTGAATTACCAGCAGGTAATATGGTGGGCTTTATCGGCCCCGATGGGGTGGGTAAATCGAGCTTACTTGCACTTATTGCTGGCGCTCGCGCGATTCAAGAAGGTGATGTGGGGGTGCTGGACGGTGACATGCGTGATAATGGCTTTCGAACTTCGGTTTCACCACGTATAGCCTACATGCCACAAGGTTTAGGCAAAAACTTATACCCAACACTCTCTGTTTTTGAAAATATTGATTTTTTTGGTCGCCTTTTTGGTCAAGATAAAAAAGAGCGTCAGCATCGAATTAAAAACTTACTAAAAAGCACCGGACTCACCGAATTTGCCGCTCGCCCTGCAGAAAAACTCTCAGGCGGAATGAAACAAAAACTCGGTTTATGCTGTGCGTTAATTCATGATCCAGAACTATTGATTTTGGATGAGCCAACAACGGGAGTTGATCCGCTGTCTCGCCGTCAATTTTGGCAATTAATTAACCGTATTCGCGCTCAGCACAGTGGTATGAGTGTACTTGTTGCGACCGCTTACATGGAAGAGGCTGATGATTTTGATTGGCTGATAGCCATGGATGATGGAAAAGTTATAGGCACGGGTAGTCCAGAGGCTATAAAGATACAAACGGGGCAAAAATCCCTTGATGAAGCGTTTATATCATTATTACCTGCAGAAAAGCGTCATGATCATCATGTACTTGTTGTTCCTCCTCATCAGCAAAATCTAGAAACAGCTGAAGCTGCCATCCAAGCAACAGGCCTTACTAAAACCTATGGCGATTTTACGGCGGTTAATAATATAAATTTACGAATCGAACAAGGCGAAATTTTTGGCTTTTTGGGGTCAAATGGTTGTGGTAAAACCACAACCATGAAAATGCTAACAGGCCTGCAACCGGCCACCAGTGGCGAAGCGAAGTTATTTGGTCAAGTTGTTGATGCTAAAAATATAGAAACCCGCAAGCGCGTTGGTTTTATGTCACAAGCATTTTCACTCTATAATGAGCTGAGTGTTGAGCAAAATATGGTGTTGCATGCCCGTTTATTTCATTTGCCAGCAGAGCAAATAGCACCGCGCGTTAATGAATTAATTATACGCTTTAACCTTAAAAAATATCGTGATGATTTTCCTGCCGATTTACCTTTAGGAATTCGCCAGCGTTTATCGCTTGCGGTTGCGGTAGTGCACAATCCTGAAATGCTAATACTTGATGAACCTACCTCGGGCGTAGACCCCATAGCGCGTGACGATTTTTGGGAACTACTTATAGAGTTATCGCGGGAGCAGGGAGTAACTATTTTTATTTCGACCCACTTTATGGACGAAGCTGCACGCTGCGATAGAATTTCGTTGATGCATGCAGGAAAAATACTTGCCAGTGATACACCCGCTGCACTTTGTAAAGCGCGCAGTGCAGATACGCTCGAAGATGCCTTTATTGCTTATTTAGAAGAGGCGGTGCTTGAGTCTCAAGCGAGCTCTGCTTTGCCAACAACGATGGCTGAAGAGCCAGAGCTGTTACCTGAAAGTGAACCTAAAACTGCGCCAATTGGTAAACAAAAAGCGAATACCGCTTTTAGCTTTTTACGCTTATTTGGCTATGCCTATCGTGAAACTTTGGAGTTATGGCGCGATCCTATTCGTTTAACCTTTGCGTTGTTAGGCTCAATTATTTTAATGTTTATTTTAGGGTATGGGATCACCTTTGATGTTGAAGATTTGAGCTTTGCAGTGATGGATCAAGATCAAACCCCGGAGAGTCGCGATTACGTTCGAAACATTACCGGATCGCGCTACTTTATACAAAAAACCGATATTAAAAGCCCTTCACAGATGGATAAGCGGATGCGCAGTGGTGAGCTAAGTGTGGCGATTGAAATACCGCCCAATTTTGGTCAGCAATTAAAGCGTGGGCGTAAACCCGAAATTGTAGTGTGGATTGATGGCTCTATGCCGTTTAGGGCTGAAACTATTAATGGTTATATGAGCGGTACTTACTACAACTATTTAACTGATCTATCACTGCGTACGTATGGAGTTGTGCCTAATTTGCTTCCGGCTAATATTGAATCACGCTATCGCTACAATCAAGATTTTAAAAGCATTGAGGCAATGGTGCCTGCTGTTATCCCGCTTTTGTTAGTGTTTATACCTGCAATATTAATGGCGCTGGGTGTGGTACGTGAAAAAGAGTTAGGTTCAATCACTAATTTGTATGTTACTCCGGTTACGCGGCTTGAGTTTATTATTGGCAAACAACTGCCTTATATTTTAGTTAGTATGGTGAGTTTTTTTGGTTTAATTGCCCTTGCTGTGACTGTGTTTGGTGTTGCGTTAAAAGGCAGTTTTTGGGCGCTCAGTGTGGCTGCATTATTATATGTAACAGCAACGACGGGCGTAGGGTTATTAATTTCGGCTTTCACTAAAACGCAAATATCGGCGTTAGCCGCATCCACAGTAGTTGTATTGATGATTGCGGTTAACTTTTGTGGGTTGATTGACCCCGTTTCATCGTTAGAAGGTTTGGCCGCAATAATAGGCAAACTGTTCCCAACCACGTATTTTTTAGAAGCATGTCGTGGTGTATTTAATAAAGCACTTAATTTTTCCGATTTATCAGCGCAACTTTTGCCTTTACTTGCTTTTATACCCGTACTGACGTTAGCCAGTGTATTTTTACTTCCAAAGCAGGATAAATAG
- a CDS encoding ABC transporter permease: MQRHSNILHLGIKELRSLWRDKVLLLFVFFAFTGLIYVVSSATSIELNNAPIAVVDDDQSQLSKRIINAFYGPYFKTPDVIALSEVDPSLDSGSYTFVLNIPPHFERDVLDGKQPTLQVNIDATRMSQAFIGDNYIKTIISAEINEFVQGYRAVYTLPIKQSAHIMFNPNMTSVWFGSVMELMNVITMISIILTGAAVIREREHGTLEHLLVMPLTPFEIVIAKIWANGLVILLLTTFSLFIVIEGFLQVPIHGSAALFLLGAAIHLFATTSLGILLGTQVRTMPQLGLLMILILLPLQMLSGGVTPRESMPDIVQNIMLLAPTTHFVKFAQAILYRGAGWDVVWSYFLALLAIGSVFFIFALTRFRNSVAQG, encoded by the coding sequence ATGCAACGCCATAGTAATATTCTTCATTTAGGCATCAAAGAGCTGCGTAGCTTATGGCGCGATAAAGTGTTGCTGTTGTTTGTATTTTTTGCTTTTACGGGATTGATTTATGTGGTGTCTTCGGCAACGTCAATAGAGTTAAATAATGCGCCTATTGCGGTTGTTGATGACGACCAATCGCAATTATCTAAACGTATTATTAATGCCTTTTACGGGCCTTACTTTAAAACGCCTGATGTGATTGCATTAAGTGAAGTTGACCCTTCGCTTGATAGCGGCAGCTATACCTTTGTATTAAATATCCCGCCGCACTTTGAGCGCGATGTACTCGATGGTAAACAGCCTACACTGCAAGTAAATATAGACGCCACCCGTATGTCGCAAGCGTTTATTGGCGATAATTATATTAAAACAATTATCAGTGCTGAAATTAATGAATTTGTGCAAGGCTATCGCGCGGTATACACGCTACCTATTAAACAATCGGCGCACATAATGTTTAATCCCAATATGACCAGTGTATGGTTTGGCAGTGTGATGGAATTAATGAACGTGATCACCATGATTTCGATTATTTTAACGGGTGCTGCGGTGATCCGCGAGCGTGAGCACGGTACGCTTGAGCATTTATTAGTGATGCCATTAACGCCTTTTGAAATTGTCATAGCTAAAATTTGGGCCAATGGTTTAGTTATTTTATTACTAACCACTTTTTCACTCTTCATCGTAATTGAAGGTTTTTTACAAGTGCCTATTCATGGCTCAGCAGCGTTGTTTTTATTGGGCGCCGCCATTCACTTATTTGCGACCACGTCATTGGGTATATTATTGGGAACGCAGGTGCGTACCATGCCGCAATTAGGCTTATTGATGATATTGATTTTACTGCCATTACAAATGTTATCGGGCGGTGTTACGCCCCGTGAAAGCATGCCAGATATAGTACAAAACATTATGCTACTTGCACCGACGACTCATTTTGTAAAATTTGCTCAAGCCATTTTATACAGAGGGGCGGGGTGGGATGTAGTTTGGTCTTACTTTTTAGCTTTACTTGCAATTGGCAGTGTATTTTTTATATTTGCATTAACACGTTTTCGTAACTCAGTAGCGCAAGGTTAG
- a CDS encoding DUF3103 family protein has translation MTNRITKYLAALALLNVVSAPAFSAQANINEIEDLSKLAKYKDVTTIKRNFAKDVALNYNLLNSDLKQTLNQYNLILNADQLSSLGMQKQQNIGEANSALQQLKGLPQSTGSLLQVRLASDTMLADWQQGQSPLFAFAPQGDDKLWTEIEAFDQFGQIHYLAVDELPNQPVFVVELDQQKVQSAGIAVMRSILSPGKLNDGAFGQINLLNNEKPMQTSVLKKIHLADDKEPWISGKAEVYAIVTGIDPSRDKPILDIVDLPYLDHDETTYNPNQVVIHWQRYRWQAVDMLLMEQDDNTNYKTLASKLLEITEQVMSNIPDLQAQGFAIIPKLTNELLKAMPDEWFTNNDDYVDVFYTLFENKDYQEYKGASSNATITLSPLVINPRQN, from the coding sequence ATGACAAATAGAATAACAAAATACCTAGCTGCTTTGGCTTTATTAAATGTTGTATCAGCACCCGCTTTTTCAGCGCAAGCTAATATAAATGAAATTGAAGACTTGTCTAAGTTAGCAAAATATAAAGACGTGACAACAATTAAGCGTAATTTTGCCAAAGATGTAGCACTTAACTACAACTTACTAAATTCGGATCTTAAACAAACGCTAAATCAATATAACCTTATCCTAAATGCCGACCAACTTTCGTCTTTGGGGATGCAAAAGCAGCAGAATATTGGTGAAGCAAACAGTGCCTTACAACAACTAAAAGGCTTACCACAGAGCACGGGCAGTTTATTACAAGTTCGTTTAGCAAGTGATACTATGCTCGCTGATTGGCAACAAGGCCAAAGTCCTTTATTCGCGTTTGCACCACAAGGTGACGATAAACTGTGGACTGAAATTGAAGCGTTTGACCAATTTGGTCAGATTCATTATCTCGCTGTTGATGAACTACCAAACCAGCCTGTATTTGTGGTGGAATTAGATCAGCAAAAAGTACAAAGTGCAGGTATTGCTGTTATGCGCAGTATTCTATCTCCTGGGAAGTTAAATGATGGCGCATTTGGGCAAATAAACCTATTAAATAACGAAAAGCCAATGCAAACCAGTGTATTGAAAAAAATACATTTAGCCGATGATAAAGAACCATGGATCTCAGGCAAAGCTGAGGTGTATGCCATTGTTACAGGTATCGATCCATCTAGAGATAAGCCGATATTAGATATAGTGGATTTACCTTATCTTGATCATGACGAAACGACATACAACCCTAATCAAGTTGTAATTCATTGGCAACGTTACCGTTGGCAAGCAGTCGATATGCTTTTAATGGAGCAAGATGACAACACTAATTATAAAACGCTAGCATCAAAATTATTAGAAATCACAGAGCAAGTTATGTCCAACATTCCTGACTTGCAAGCACAGGGTTTTGCCATCATCCCTAAACTGACAAATGAGCTATTAAAAGCAATGCCAGACGAGTGGTTTACCAATAATGATGACTATGTTGACGTTTTTTATACTCTTTTTGAGAACAAAGACTATCAAGAATATAAAGGGGCAAGTAGCAATGCAACCATCACATTGTCACCTTTAGTAATTAATCCTAGACAGAACTAA